A genomic window from Flavobacterium sp. I3-2 includes:
- a CDS encoding metallophosphoesterase produces MRFAIPIILLIILEYYSFIALNSLNRSKTFTILYFVITIVLYLYIGYNFYNTNFSKGQSHKSMFLMSIVLLILLPKLILAVPMLIQDILRVFFGIGRKIAGTETTSFLPERRKFVSQVALGIAAIPFLSIIYGMAKGKYNFKVMKQTIYFDDLPEAFDGFKITQISDIHSGSLDDVEKIQYAVNLINEQDSDVFVFTGDLVNSLAEEMNPWIDVLSKIKKHPFGNYSILGNHDYGEYVKFDTNEEKIKNFEAIKNSHQKIGWRLLLNENVTFTKDNEIINLVGVENWGLKFKKAGDLTLASTNLKPKTFKILLSHDPSHWEAEVVENPMNYGLTLSGHTHGMQFGIEIPGYFQWSPVKYVYPQWAGLYQKAKNYIYVNRGFGFHAFAGRVGINPEITVLELKKSR; encoded by the coding sequence ATGCGCTTTGCAATTCCAATCATACTTTTAATCATCCTTGAATATTACAGTTTTATAGCTTTAAATTCTTTAAACCGAAGTAAAACTTTTACTATTTTGTACTTCGTAATAACCATTGTATTGTATTTATACATCGGTTATAATTTTTATAACACCAATTTTTCAAAAGGGCAATCTCACAAAAGTATGTTTTTGATGAGCATCGTACTTTTAATTCTTTTACCAAAATTGATTCTTGCTGTTCCAATGTTGATTCAGGATATTTTGCGAGTATTTTTTGGAATTGGTAGAAAAATCGCCGGAACTGAAACTACATCATTTTTACCCGAACGTAGAAAATTTGTATCGCAAGTTGCATTAGGAATTGCTGCCATTCCGTTTCTATCAATTATTTACGGAATGGCAAAAGGTAAATACAACTTCAAAGTGATGAAACAAACCATTTATTTTGATGATTTACCTGAAGCTTTTGACGGATTCAAAATCACTCAAATTTCAGATATTCACTCAGGGAGTTTAGATGATGTTGAGAAAATTCAATACGCGGTAAATTTAATAAACGAACAAGATTCGGATGTTTTTGTCTTCACGGGAGATTTGGTAAATAGCTTGGCAGAAGAAATGAATCCATGGATTGATGTTTTATCGAAAATTAAAAAACATCCTTTTGGAAATTATTCTATCTTAGGAAATCACGATTATGGCGAATATGTAAAGTTTGACACCAACGAAGAGAAAATCAAAAACTTTGAAGCGATTAAAAACAGTCATCAAAAAATTGGTTGGCGTTTGTTACTAAACGAAAACGTAACTTTCACAAAAGATAACGAAATCATTAATTTAGTAGGTGTTGAAAACTGGGGATTAAAATTTAAAAAAGCAGGCGATTTAACTTTGGCGAGTACCAATTTAAAACCCAAAACTTTTAAAATATTATTATCGCACGACCCGTCACATTGGGAAGCAGAAGTGGTTGAAAACCCAATGAATTATGGACTTACTTTATCTGGTCATACACACGGAATGCAATTTGGAATTGAAATTCCAGGTTATTTTCAGTGGAGTCCAGTTAAATATGTTTATCCACAATGGGCAGGATTATACCAAAAAGCCAAAAACTATATTTATGTAAATCGAGGGTTTGGTTTTCATGCTTTCGCGGGTCGTGTTGGAATCAATCCAGAAATTACAGTTCTTGAATTAAAAAAATCAAGATAA
- a CDS encoding thioredoxin family protein, with the protein MSKFGDLINTTTPVLIHFSTDNNPECIQMHAIIEEIALEMGEKLVIIKIDIQKNKELTEALRIKSAPTLMVYKNGAMVWRQSGITDKASLIMIAKAFN; encoded by the coding sequence ATGTCGAAATTCGGAGATTTAATCAATACAACCACACCTGTTTTAATACATTTCTCAACTGATAACAATCCAGAATGTATTCAAATGCATGCTATTATTGAAGAAATTGCATTAGAAATGGGCGAGAAATTGGTTATCATTAAAATTGACATCCAAAAAAACAAAGAATTAACAGAAGCACTTCGAATTAAATCTGCGCCAACCTTAATGGTTTATAAAAATGGTGCCATGGTTTGGAGACAATCTGGAATTACAGATAAAGCTTCGTTAATTATGATTGCGAAAGCCTTCAATTAA
- a CDS encoding polysaccharide deacetylase family protein, with the protein MQAKIPSIIKTIFYNQIWNIPNDEKKIFLTFDDGPIPEVTPWVLSVLKQYNIKATFFCIGDNVRKYPEVFKQIVAEGHQVANHSFNHLNGWKTKTKDYIENVLETENEILKHTNLSIKLFRPPYGKIKPKQSYKLRKLGFKIIMWDVLSIDYDLNLLPENCEQNVMQHVTSGSIIIFHDSIKASKNLSGSLSSVIEKLLKSGYSFETIN; encoded by the coding sequence ATGCAAGCGAAAATTCCATCAATAATTAAAACCATTTTTTATAACCAAATTTGGAATATTCCAAACGATGAAAAAAAAATATTTTTGACTTTTGATGATGGTCCAATTCCTGAAGTAACGCCTTGGGTTTTATCTGTTTTAAAACAATATAATATTAAAGCTACGTTTTTTTGTATAGGAGATAATGTAAGAAAATATCCAGAAGTTTTTAAACAAATTGTTGCTGAAGGGCATCAAGTTGCAAATCATTCGTTCAATCATTTAAACGGTTGGAAAACCAAAACCAAAGATTATATCGAAAATGTGCTTGAAACTGAAAATGAAATTTTAAAGCATACAAATTTATCTATAAAATTATTTCGTCCGCCTTACGGAAAAATAAAACCCAAGCAATCGTACAAATTACGAAAGTTGGGTTTTAAGATTATTATGTGGGATGTTTTAAGTATCGATTATGATTTGAATTTACTTCCAGAAAACTGTGAGCAAAATGTAATGCAGCATGTTACGTCCGGAAGTATAATCATATTTCACGATAGCATAAAAGCGTCGAAAAATCTTTCGGGTAGTTTGTCTTCGGTAATTGAAAAATTACTTAAATCAGGTTACTCTTTTGAAACAATTAATTGA
- a CDS encoding T9SS type A sorting domain-containing protein, whose amino-acid sequence MTTTDALGNIYFIAYLPITETLPNAPFQTTATAAEAFTFDFRAPIITKLDSGGQLLWKTFFCNHRTSISNIDVVNNQLVIVGSMNKNTSFEITNPTFFSTPGALLENVGSLNGSKTFVNVFNTDGTRAWGTYLSTTFTYGLRTFGNAIYVLHHGNGLTATEGAYFGTPKTNVLTKLSNTGTRLWSNYTDEQNFNLDLSGNVFLFGATQQTTGIATADAYQVTKNPTNINGLGINFDGYHQILSQNGTNLLYGTYYGLQGQDATAMIIPRNTGYFSLTYINNYPNPTDLITQGNPLTTSESYSNYGGFIISLFDKTPLSTDTFQLENVKVYPNPTVNYLVIENLDGFSTNDTIEIYNMLGQKIQQQNNLSETTLEINTENWSSGVYIVNVQSNGKVGSYKVVKK is encoded by the coding sequence GTGACTACAACAGATGCTTTAGGGAATATCTATTTTATTGCCTATTTACCTATAACAGAAACCTTACCCAATGCACCTTTTCAGACCACTGCTACCGCCGCGGAAGCTTTTACTTTTGATTTTAGAGCTCCAATTATCACAAAATTAGATAGCGGCGGTCAATTGCTATGGAAAACCTTTTTTTGCAATCATCGCACATCTATATCTAATATAGATGTAGTAAATAATCAATTGGTAATAGTAGGTAGTATGAATAAAAATACAAGTTTTGAAATAACAAATCCTACTTTTTTTAGTACTCCAGGAGCACTTTTAGAAAATGTTGGGAGTTTAAATGGGTCTAAAACTTTTGTAAATGTATTTAATACCGATGGTACTCGAGCTTGGGGTACGTATTTGAGTACAACATTTACTTATGGACTACGTACTTTTGGTAATGCTATTTATGTGTTGCATCATGGCAATGGGTTAACTGCTACAGAAGGAGCGTATTTCGGAACTCCAAAGACAAATGTTTTAACTAAATTATCCAATACTGGAACAAGACTTTGGAGCAATTATACAGATGAACAAAATTTTAATTTAGATTTAAGCGGAAATGTATTTTTATTTGGTGCAACTCAACAAACTACAGGTATAGCAACAGCTGATGCGTACCAAGTTACAAAAAACCCTACAAATATTAACGGTTTAGGAATAAATTTTGACGGTTATCATCAAATTTTATCTCAAAACGGTACAAATTTGTTGTATGGAACGTATTATGGATTGCAGGGACAAGATGCTACAGCTATGATTATTCCAAGAAATACGGGATATTTTTCTTTAACATATATAAATAATTATCCAAACCCTACAGATTTAATCACTCAAGGAAACCCTTTAACTACTTCAGAAAGTTACTCAAATTACGGAGGATTTATAATCAGTTTATTTGATAAAACTCCTTTATCAACAGATACATTTCAATTAGAAAATGTAAAGGTATATCCAAATCCTACAGTAAATTATTTGGTTATAGAAAATTTAGATGGTTTTTCAACTAACGATACTATTGAAATATACAATATGTTAGGACAAAAAATACAACAACAAAACAATCTGTCAGAAACAACCCTTGAAATCAATACTGAAAATTGGTCATCTGGGGTATATATTGTAAATGTTCAGTCAAATGGAAAAGTAGGAAGTTATAAGGTTGTGAAAAAATAG
- a CDS encoding T9SS type A sorting domain-containing protein has translation MKKIYLLLLFLFSFSVFSQSSYDRIWAVNSGLISNNFNYSSYLVNDTDLYYPSDNKIVYYDLQNTTPIEFATLGTATTTKIDELHRDAQGNFYASGKTSEIQNFTTANVYKPTFDPIQNVESGTNDFLAKFDANGGLVFCTYTDILEQGGMAKKVTTTDALGNIYFIAYLPITETLPNAPFQTSVTSAEAFVDDSKAPIITKLNSNGQLLWKTFFCHHRTFIQNINVVNNQLVIAGQMNKNTGFEMTNPTFFSTPGALLENVGNLNGSKTFVNVFNEDGTRAWGTYLSTTFIHGLRTFGNAIYVLHQGSGLTATEGAYFGTPKTNVLTKLSNTGTRLWSNYTDEQNFNLDLSGNVFLFGATQQTTGIATADAYQVTKNPTNINGLGINFDGYHQILSQNGTNLLYGTYYGLQGQDGTSMIIPRNTGYISLGYINNYLSPTDFITQGNPLTTSENYSNYGGLIISLFDKTPLATDTFQLENVKVYPNPTINYLVIENLDGFSTNDTIEIYNMLGQKIQQQNNLSETTIEINTKNWSSGVYIVNVQSNGKVGSYKVVKK, from the coding sequence ATGAAAAAAATATACTTGTTACTTTTATTCCTTTTCTCGTTTTCTGTTTTTTCACAAAGTAGTTACGATCGCATTTGGGCAGTAAATTCTGGGTTAATTTCTAATAACTTTAATTATTCTTCTTATTTAGTAAACGATACAGATTTGTATTATCCGTCAGACAATAAAATTGTATATTATGATTTACAAAATACCACACCTATCGAGTTTGCTACTTTAGGTACAGCAACAACAACTAAAATTGATGAACTTCATCGTGATGCTCAAGGTAATTTTTATGCCTCTGGTAAGACATCAGAAATACAAAATTTTACTACAGCTAATGTGTATAAGCCTACTTTTGATCCAATACAAAATGTAGAATCAGGAACGAATGATTTTTTAGCAAAATTTGATGCAAACGGAGGCTTAGTTTTTTGTACGTATACGGATATTTTGGAACAAGGTGGCATGGCAAAAAAAGTGACTACAACAGATGCTTTAGGGAATATCTATTTTATTGCCTATTTACCTATAACAGAAACCTTACCTAATGCACCTTTTCAGACCTCTGTTACTTCCGCAGAAGCTTTTGTGGATGATTCTAAAGCTCCAATTATCACAAAATTAAACAGTAATGGTCAATTGCTATGGAAAACATTCTTTTGCCATCATCGCACATTTATCCAGAATATAAATGTAGTAAACAATCAGCTGGTGATTGCAGGACAAATGAATAAAAATACAGGTTTTGAAATGACAAATCCTACTTTTTTTAGTACTCCAGGGGCACTTTTAGAAAATGTTGGGAATTTAAATGGGTCTAAAACTTTTGTAAATGTTTTTAATGAAGATGGTACACGAGCTTGGGGTACGTATTTGAGTACAACTTTTATTCATGGACTACGTACTTTTGGTAACGCTATCTATGTATTGCATCAAGGCAGTGGATTAACTGCTACAGAAGGAGCGTATTTTGGGACACCGAAGACAAATGTTTTAACTAAATTATCCAATACCGGAACAAGACTTTGGAGCAATTATACAGATGAACAAAATTTTAATTTAGATTTAAGCGGAAATGTATTTTTATTTGGTGCAACTCAACAAACTACAGGTATAGCAACAGCTGATGCGTACCAAGTTACAAAAAACCCTACAAATATTAACGGTTTAGGAATAAATTTTGACGGTTATCATCAAATTTTATCTCAAAACGGTACAAATTTGTTGTATGGAACGTATTATGGATTGCAAGGGCAAGATGGAACCAGTATGATTATTCCTAGAAATACGGGATATATTTCTTTAGGTTATATAAATAATTATCTAAGCCCAACAGATTTTATTACCCAAGGAAATCCATTGACAACTTCTGAAAATTATTCAAATTATGGAGGTTTGATAATCAGTTTATTTGATAAAACTCCTTTAGCAACAGATACATTTCAACTAGAAAATGTAAAGGTATATCCAAATCCTACGATAAATTATTTGGTTATAGAAAATTTAGATGGTTTTTCAACTAACGATACTATTGAAATTTACAATATGTTAGGACAAAAAATACAACAACAAAACAATCTTTCAGAAACAACTATTGAAATCAATACTAAAAATTGGTCTTCTGGGGTATACATTGTAAATGTTCAGTCAAATGGAAAAGTAGGAAGTTATAAGGTTGTGAAAAAATAA
- a CDS encoding efflux transporter outer membrane subunit, whose amino-acid sequence MKLIYRTASLALVAITLQSCIATKNYERPEMVIEENFRTENLPTDSLSMASLPWNEVFTDAKLQGYITYGLDNNMDIRTAIQNIEAAEAYATQGKMGYFPTLNIGGNYTHSVNSLNTQMGRIIGRRQRLDQFDITGSLAWEADVWGKITSQKKALQASYLQSVAAHQAVKTQLISSIATSYYQLLALDEQKKFTEETIDNRTKSLNTNIALKDAGVVTEVAVRQTEAQLINAKGLLLDIENNIKLQENILCLLLGDMPHAIERTTLAEQNLSIDTKIGVPAQLLANRPDVVAAEFSVMNAFEMTNVARASFYPTLRITASGGLQSVDASKLFDPSSFFANIVGGLAAPIFNRGQIRTDYKVSQTNQEKALINYQKAIYTASKEVSDALYTYEAMDKKIVLKEQEAANYLKAVEYSTELLNNGMASYIEVLTANESALNAQLNIATTKYTKLAAVVQLYKALGGGVK is encoded by the coding sequence ATGAAACTTATATATAGAACCGCTTCATTAGCTTTGGTAGCCATTACTTTACAATCGTGTATTGCTACCAAAAATTACGAACGACCAGAAATGGTTATCGAAGAAAATTTCCGTACTGAAAATCTTCCTACAGATAGTTTATCTATGGCAAGTTTACCTTGGAATGAAGTTTTTACCGATGCTAAATTACAAGGATATATTACTTACGGATTAGATAACAATATGGATATCCGTACAGCAATCCAAAATATTGAGGCCGCAGAAGCTTATGCAACGCAAGGTAAAATGGGATATTTTCCAACTTTGAATATTGGTGGAAATTACACACATTCTGTAAATTCACTAAATACACAAATGGGACGAATTATCGGACGTCGTCAGCGTTTAGACCAGTTCGATATCACTGGAAGTTTAGCTTGGGAAGCTGATGTTTGGGGGAAAATTACCAGCCAGAAAAAAGCATTACAAGCTTCGTATTTACAAAGTGTAGCAGCGCATCAAGCCGTAAAAACACAGTTGATAAGTAGTATAGCAACAAGCTATTATCAATTATTAGCTTTAGATGAGCAAAAGAAATTTACTGAAGAAACAATTGACAATAGAACCAAAAGTTTGAATACAAACATTGCATTAAAAGATGCAGGTGTGGTAACTGAAGTTGCCGTTCGTCAAACCGAGGCGCAATTGATTAATGCAAAAGGATTGTTGTTAGATATCGAAAACAACATCAAACTTCAAGAAAATATTTTGTGTTTGTTGTTGGGAGATATGCCACATGCGATTGAACGTACAACTTTAGCAGAACAAAACTTATCAATTGATACAAAAATAGGTGTTCCTGCACAATTGTTAGCAAATCGTCCAGATGTAGTTGCTGCAGAATTTAGTGTTATGAACGCTTTTGAAATGACCAATGTGGCGCGTGCTTCTTTTTATCCAACTTTGCGAATCACAGCATCTGGAGGATTGCAATCGGTTGATGCATCGAAGCTTTTTGACCCATCTTCGTTTTTTGCAAACATCGTTGGAGGTTTAGCAGCTCCGATTTTTAATCGTGGACAAATTCGTACCGATTATAAAGTGAGTCAAACCAATCAAGAAAAAGCTTTGATTAATTATCAAAAAGCGATTTACACAGCTTCAAAAGAAGTTTCTGACGCTTTGTATACTTACGAAGCTATGGACAAGAAAATTGTTTTAAAAGAGCAAGAAGCGGCTAATTATTTAAAAGCGGTTGAGTATTCAACAGAGTTATTAAATAATGGTATGGCAAGTTATATCGAAGTTTTAACTGCAAACGAAAGTGCTTTAAACGCACAGTTGAATATTGCTACAACTAAATATACAAAACTGGCAGCAGTAGTTCAGTTGTATAAAGCTTTAGGTGGTGGCGTAAAATAA